catagacaataaaccagggtagctaccaaaagttacgtatgatatttgctatcacagcttggccaacactcaaaactatctgaatacaatgtataaagctttgcaatctttcggaccgAAActaatggcttgctacgtgcctgtagacatcatatttttcacataacatgattcaatatcgaggtaaaaatacagaaataggatcaaattggatcagtcactataccatccaagtatccgaaaaaaactacactgctggggtattttgttacgatcagacaaagAACACCACggatattttaaaataatggcatatgatgggcatccagcGTCCTGTttaaggtgaagaaattctgctaatgtggaccggagcccagtccctttgtccgtcacggtcgagggagagGGCGCTGGCCAATTTGCAgattggtttcgtaattagacatttcgctccgcatcagtgcccctttcaGTGAGTCATCAACTGTCGGACCAAATCCGAAGCGGTGAAATACGATTACCCATGAGCAAGTTCACAACGCTACATACGTCACTGAACGCGAGATAATAGATTTCTGGTACATCAAAGGGAGGCAATTCTACATGGCGATTAATGGCGCCTTTGAAGCGTTGTGGGTTTAAAATGGGTttttaaaatatctgaaatgCATGGAACTAAAAAAACCAACAAGCTGGAATTCCACTTTCCGCACAATAATTAATTCCAttcattgtttttttgttttttttgttttttttcttttatttttggaCTAGCAGGCTCACATTGTTACATAAAATGAATTTAACATAAAATTTAAACATAGTTACTCTCAGTACATGTAAGTTGGTGAAACACAAAGATGAGATAGATAAATAGTCTAAGAGGCCATGGTGGGCTTTTCAAACAGGGAATTGGGCAAATACTTAGAGTACAAAGCTGCTGTTCAACGGGTCACCGTTACTATGGACCACAGTATTCCTTGAGCTCCCATGCGGAACACTGGTTCCAGCAACATTCACAGATGAATCCCTGCGTCCCAGTCCGCTTGGGCAGGTAGGAGAACGCAGACTTTTTAGACGTTCGGTACTTCACCAGCTCCTGGCCTGATTGAACATCTGTAAGAAATATTCAGGTTTCAGTGGGATTGGAAGCGGATATGAAGGCTTAGATATGAAGGGATGGACAAACAAGGATGTATATGCAAACGGGTAAATAGTGAAGGGTAGATATGAAGGAAGGATACAAAATTAGGTCTTAGCGCTCGAGTTCGCTTACTCAGGCGATCTGATTGGCTAGCACATTACActaaatttattgatttttatgtgtttctttctgaGATATTTCACGCATTTTAATGCCATTCTTACAATGGTAAAACCACAGACTGTGACATCTTAGACGAAAGACGTTTGAATTTCCTTCATATTTTCGCTCTTGTCATATCGTCAATCAATCTGATTGCGCTGACttttgtatacttccggcacagcaaATCGGCCTTCGTAATAAAATAAACCAACAAATGCACCTCCACGGAAAGTATGTGTTTATGCCTCCTGCGCATATCGATCATGTTGCCGTATTTCTGTGATCAATGCAGCTTTACATGTTAAatagtggggggggggggggggggcagagcctagattttcgaagctctcttaccgCTAAGTTGGTGATAATGTATGATACTTACGACTGTAGTAAACCTGGATAGTAAACCAGTACTAAGTTTAACGATTTTCACTTTCTGAAATACGAAAAAAGTTTCTTTTTTACATTTTCCCTACAATTTATACAGTTGATATGggaagtgtgaaatatctgttaatctAAGTTTGGCCTAACTACAATTTcaccatggctttatgcaaattagtctGCGATAATATTATATTACAAATGACACTTTTTAAATGCCTATTATGAAGttagacttagcttcattaaaaatgttaaatagTAGGAGGGcagagcctagattttcgaagctctcttaccgCTAAGTTGGTGATAATGTATGATACTTACGACTGTAGTAAACCAGGACTAAGTTTAACGATTTTCTGACCCGCAGTAGGGGTCTGTGGATATCAAGGGAGTAGATATGGAAGCGTAGATATTAAAGAGCGAATATACAGGGGTAAATAGGCACGGAGGAGTGGATAGAGATATCAAGCGGGGATATGCGGGATAGATATAGAAGTGTAGATGTGAAAAGGTAAACAAGAAAGGGTGGAGGGATGCATATGTTGATGCCAAGAGGGGATAGACGGGTAGGTAGGATATATAAGGGTGCATTTATAGAGGTAGACATCCATGGGGATATAGGGAGGTGGATGTTATTTTTGTATATGTTAAGTTATATAGAGTTGAACACATCATGTCTTAAGCCCCTGAAACACTTTTGCGTATATCAGATATCAGATTCTTATGAGTTCCTTATAAAAGTTTTCAATACACAGTCGTTCGTTCAAAACTGACATAGTTTTCGATTACTGTGACATGTGTGTGACACACATGGTTGATATCATAGAAGTCAGAATCACCATCATTAATATTATAATGGTTAATACTTTAAAGATTCATCATCAATCAGTTTATTGCATGAAGGCTAGTGAcccatatacaaaatatatatgcacagtatgtacaacatatacaacatatgacacatgttacaGTGAGTCTCTTCTCAATATGAGCGCGTCATGGATAAATAGAGCTGTCTCATGTTGTAACAGGGATGCTAAACTTGAAAGTATTGAATAAAGTTTCGTAGCATTCTTGTATGATCTTAGCCATGGCGGGAAGTACATCTGCCTTAAATCAGTATATACAGGACAGAtaaataaaaagtgaaattcattctcAGTAGTGTTACAGAATGGACAGAACCTTTGTGATTTTATAAAGGATGAACATCTTTTTTGATTGATATATAACTCATTTAGACCAAGTCTCAGGCGTATAAAAGCATTACGAAGGTTTGTATTGCGTAGGTTGTATAGATACGACTCAGGTTCAAGTAGGGATTGAAACTCACGATAACAGTCATATCTTGAACTTTCATATAGTGATGAATGCCAGTCCTGTTTAAAGATATCGATAGCCCTGGTAcgaaaatgtttgataaatgcATTAACATTGCCCAGGGTTGGGATAACCAGACGAATCCAAAGCCGTATCTAACAAAAGACTGCGAATACGGGTTGCCCAAGAGTTTTTACCAATATTATCAAGATGAACAATCATATTGTAGGTTTTTTGGGGGGCAGACGATGTTCGggcatatttattattttacccCGGTACTTTAAAGAGCGAGAGTAAGAAATTATGTACAGAGGATATCTCCCACATTCGCCGTACACCATACTATTAGGGGTAGACATACCAACATTTAAAAACCTTTTATGGGCAAGAAGCTGAACCTTTTCGATGACGTAAAATTCCTTGAAGCCCCAGATTTCAGACCCATAGAGGAGAATAGGCTGCAATTGGGGATCAAACAACTTGAAAAATATACTGGGACCAACAACCCCCAACTTCGGTATAACAGAGAGCAATCGTAGTAAAGCCTTATTAATATCATAGATATCACTTTTACATTCAACCAGGGGGATACTAACAATTGTACTCCCTGATTCAACGGACAATGTGTATGATAATATAATGGCTAATATTTTATGGACAATACTATAATGGTTAATATCATAAAGGTCAATATTATAATGGCTAATATTATCATAGTTAATATCATTAATGCTAATATCATAATGGTTAATATTACAAATGTCAAATATCATAATGGTTAATACTGTAACGGCTAATATCATTAAGGTCAATATCATAACGGCCAATACTATAGCGGCTTAAAGTACAATCAATACTATAATAGTTAATAGCATAATGGTGCTTTAGCAAGTTGTCGTTAATTATTCATGATAAacatgcggacctcgcctttgaaatgtctcgcttgcatcccaagtacactgtcgtcaggttCCCCATTGTTcccggtgcccttggtttggtacctcctgaactcTGGCGCAGAGCGAGAGAGTGCCCGGCTTCACCaccaggagcacagcccttctgacaatctgcgTAATGCAGAagactgcagtgttggggagccttcatatgctccggaaagttcttggtgtaTTCGACaaggcagcgtttcctgggagaagtcccattcgctgtttGGGCTGCGTGTCGAGGGGGCGAGGACCCTGAAGTGATGATGAGCCCAACCAGcatgactgtgccaggatcagccgaaccctctctgctgcagttttatctttaatctgtaaaacataatagtaCAATGGTTAATAGTAAATGGTTACTATCATGATGGTTAGTCCGAAGACCTGGACTTACCAACAGAACGCGCGTTTCTCCCGAACACACCGCACATCTCTCTCATTACTTCAGGGACATTGTCACAGACGCCCCGAGGGTGAGGGTTCCGGTCTTGGAGGAAACAGGTGCGTGTAGTTCCAGCGTACACTGGGCGTGCACCAAACATCATTTCAAGCACCAGGCAGATGGACCACAGATGGACACGGAGCAACATAACTGCAGAAATATAAACCATTATTTGGGAATATTATTGAGCATCATGTCATCTACAATGATCTTCCGAAGAGATATAGACCTGGCTTGTCAAGTCTTCTGAGGTGTGTCCCGTATACTTGTTAGGATCCAGAGAGATGTGCTCCTTCCAGTtcaaaatattgtgaaaaatgtacatcgaCATTTTAATAACAAACAGTACATAGCAAACAGAATTGTGTTTCATGAACAGTTGTTGACAGAACTAAAAAGAGGTGAACTGGTGAGAGATTCAAGTACACACATGAGACTTGTTTAAATAACGTCGCACAAGCGTCCGTTTGAATATTTCATCTGGCGATCTGTTTGTCCTTCCAGATTTATTTTAGTTTAATATCAATTGTAATATGTACTAAGATGATGTCCAAACATTATTTTAGGTTCATACTCGAGACAGTTTAAGGGCTAATAACCATATACAAGGCCAGACACACGAAGAACAAGATACAGCCAATGCACAGGGCAAGACACAGCCAATGCACAGGGCAAGATACAGCCAATGCACAGGGCAAGATACAGCCAATGCACAGGGCAAGATACAGCCAATGCACAGGGCAAGATATACAGCCAATGCACAGGGCAAGATACAGCCAACGCGCAAGGCCAGATGTAAGCAACGAACTAGGCCAGCGGCAAGCAATACACAAGGCCAGATGCAGGCAATGCACAAGGCCAGATGTGAGCAACGCACAAGGCCAGATGCAAGCAATGTCAGATAAAGAAACGGTCAGATAAAGAAACGTTCGAGGCAATTACTGTCAAAACCAACATAGCGGATCCTGAACGAAAAGCGACAATAGCAATTGTTGGCATGCGACAGCAACAGACTCTAACCGTTGTAGAGCATCCCTGATTCAACGTAAAATGTATATCAGACACGGAAGAATGTCGGCATATTGTAATAATGTCCATACGTGTTCCAACATTTAAACTACTAAGGTAATAGTATCGGGACAGTAGTCTAACTATTTCAAAGTAGACAAAGCAATTGGGAAGCCATAACGTGTCAAGACTTTCAAGACTGGAACATCTTACTGGTACTTAATGAATGGTTGTTAATTTATAAACTTTTTATGCTTTTATACTTTTCgtgtggatatcaacttcttctttTTTATACGACTTTCCATAACTAATTCTTGCTCAGGTAAATGAAACATCATATCACCTCGATATTTAAGAACCCGGCCAAGACAGATAACAGCCTTACAGAGGAATGAGGCACAGCTGAATTAAAGTATGATGACACCATCACCGTGAATAAGTGAgtgcatttagttttacgccccactcagaatattccagctatatggcagtgatcaGTAAATTATCAACCAGgtgatcatgtgatcaacagcatgaacatccatctacaCAATTGCATCGCCATCACAGAGACAATGGCAAAGCTTTTAAACGTCGTATGAAGAATAAGGAAGCTAAAAGAAggtgatatccataaaatcgtgtcatgtattcatgttcgtccaacttctaaaagCCTTTTAAGAATTTTAATATTATTCATACTGGTATTTGAATTCACGTCGAGGCGTAAGAATAGTTTGAGTATCTCCACAACGACATGTACGGTGTTCAACGTTCTTACTAGTAACGACACAGCGTGCTGATTTCGCAATGTAATTGTGAACATAGAAACTGCTTGTGCTCACAGTCtatttggctcaaaagtggaccgatgaattgcaatctaacttgaaaactaataaacataaaatgataaatgaaacgTTGATCATAATTCTGTAAGGCTGTTCGCAAAGTTTATGtcctaaaaaataaaaaagttgtttaatgaACTATCATTGCTAAAACAAATTGACACCGACCAATATTTGTTACGGAGCAGCGCAGAGAAATGGGACAGACAGGTGTTTGAGAAGAGCGTGCACAATTGCAGACTACtttattgattcattaacctgtgctgtgccgtctccttacacctggctgtccctttctctgaaCTCCACCCtcataacaaatagtgaactctGTCAACACTTTAATGATAATTTGTTTCACAACGTTTGTATTTTTAAGGCTTAAATTCTCAAAAAGGCCTCACAGAgtttggtctgatgttttgtttatgatCGGCGTTTCACTGTGCaatatatgtttattagttttcgagttagattgaAGTTCATCGGTTCGCTTTTGAGTCAAACCGAATGTAGTGACAACTAACCTAATGGTATTCAGATGCACAAACACTGCCACCCTTTACACGAACCGCGTTCGGTCTTCCAGTCACGGGTTTGCTTGGTCCATATTTGTTTTgtctgattgttgtttaacaccacagcAGTATTCGAGCTATAAGCAGCAGCTTCTAAATAACTGATTCTGTACCAGACAGTCCCTTGATCGACAGCATGTGGGATTTGGAATGCAATGACGCTTCAATAAAATCTGggatcctgaccacccagtcccgtcagtcccctcttaccacaagcatgggctgccgaagaccagttctaacctggaccttcacggagCATGTGCGCATTTACAGGCCACCGATGTGTCGAATACACGGTTGTCTCGAAACAAAACTCTAAAGCGGTCTTCATACATGTTGGCAAACTCGAGTTTGAGAATGTGTACACTCCGACAACTTGCCACCAACACAAATTTCAGAGGTGTGAAActtttccatcaaactttcGGTGTTGTCAAACTTCGTGTGTTTGTTCCACAACTTTGTTTGACGTGTGAAATGTTGTCAAACTGgtgttgttcagaaacaaccaaTCGCAGTCAACGAAATTGTCGCGTGACCGCACCGATAGAGACATCGCGCTGAAATGCCTCAAAAGCCTGACAACAAGTGTGAACATGTTAAAATgtcaacaatatgttttgtcAAACGTAACTTTGCCGTGTGAAGGCCGCTTATGTCTTTTGGGGTTATGCGGAACTCGAAGTACTGACGTAAGTTGGTTATACTTCGAAACAAAGGTGtttgcagatgcaaaatcactacggcgttaaacaacatacaatcaCTAACTGGCACTTACCTGGCGATTCCCTGTGGTTGCCTGTGtgatttgtattttttacatCAAGAGAATGCTTTTATACGTTTCTTGTGACAAGTTCCCTCACTGAAGAAGCCTTATTTCAACTCCCGGTGATAATTATACAAGGCTGTAAGAAAACAAAAGGACATCCAAACGGACGGGGAACGCACTCATCAATGTGAAGACGGATTGTCTTGTTTTGAAACGATGTTTATTTAAAGAGATGTGAACCTCCAGAATAAACGTTATTGCATGAATAAAGCGCTGATGTGTGGCTTCTCGTGTTTGTTTTGCGAAATAATACATGGAAAATATTGCCATTTCACGCGTATGTCATATCACCATTATTTAGGCAGCAGAATGACGACGGTTAGAGGACTTGGGAAGACGAAGAGCGGAAATAAACACTCCCTCGTCCGCCCCCTTGTTCTGCCATGCTTTCACTTTTAGGAAAAATTGATAACCATTTGAAAACAAGAATGCTTCATGTGTTTATCGTAGGGTGGCTAGTTTCATCATTACTGTCATAGTCTGGACAGCCTTTTCAACACTGTTTGATCATTGTAATTACTGTCATAGTCTGGAGAGCCTTTTCAACACTGTTTGATCATTGTAATTACTGCCATAGTCTGGAGAGCCTTTTCAACACTGTTTGATCATTGTAATTACTGCCATAGTCTGGAGAGCCTTTTCAACACTGTTTGATCATTGTAATTACTGTCATAGTCTGGAGAGCCTTTTCAACACTGTTTGATCATTGTAATTACTGTCATAGTCTGGAGAGCCTTTTCAACACTGTTTGATCATTGTAATTACTGCCATAGTCTGGAGAGCCTTTTCAACACTGTTTGATCATTGTAATTACTGCCATAGTCTGGAGAGCCTTTTCAACACTGTTTGATCATTGTAATTACTGTCATAGTCTGGAGAGCCTT
The window above is part of the Haliotis asinina isolate JCU_RB_2024 chromosome 1, JCU_Hal_asi_v2, whole genome shotgun sequence genome. Proteins encoded here:
- the LOC137273743 gene encoding con-Ins Im1-like, whose protein sequence is MLLRVHLWSICLVLEMMFGARPVYAGTTRTCFLQDRNPHPRGVCDNVPEVMREMCGVFGRNARSVGSSPPRHAAQTANGTSPRKRCLVEYTKNFPEHMKAPQHCSLLHYADCQKGCAPGGEAGHSLALRQSSGDVQSGQELVKYRTSKKSAFSYLPKRTGTQGFICECCWNQCSAWELKEYCGP